One genomic segment of Pseudomonadota bacterium includes these proteins:
- a CDS encoding cation:proton antiporter: MFESPLSLILVLLAASVFVVTLARRLGLPSILGYVTVGLALGPHAIGIFPESGTTHLLAELGVVFLLFTLGLEFSWPRMVALRREVFGLGSLQVFGTATAVALLVRVTLDLGWAQCIVLGGVVAMSSTVLIVQQLTERAELNRTHGRLAFSVVLFQDIAVVPFLALAAALNPEGEAFTVGGALSLVAAGTAAVLLVLAAGRWLLRPLLYVIANSRLRELFTLAVLLVALASAWASQMAGLSMALGAFLAGMMLAETEYSHQVESVIRPFRDILLGLFFISVGMLLDFKALLSEFWLIIALVGAMVLIKGVIAGFATRLFVDSNFKAIRTGVTLAVGGEFGIALLTLLLQNHAIDPAIAQPLLVAVVVAMVLAPVILANNKRIARLLLGERGPPRTAIEREDAATLALAKREHVILCGFGRVGQNVARVLEAQGFEYIAIDLDPVRVRAARQVGHPVVYGDSADSQVLEEVGLANANAVVISFSDTSTALAILRSLRDLRTDVPVLVRTPDDSRLLELKAAGATEVVPEAFEASLMLASHVLMSLKVAPATVMRTVAELRGNRYEMLRDIIASTDSSPVHPAITEAVRSIVLPPGSWCIGKTLDDVRSAGAQVAFTGIRRHGIMGREPSGDTQFQDGDIVVIYGTPEQLEHAEAVLLAG; the protein is encoded by the coding sequence ATGTTCGAATCACCGCTGTCTCTCATTCTCGTCCTGTTAGCTGCCTCGGTCTTCGTCGTGACGCTGGCGCGCCGGCTCGGGCTGCCCTCCATCCTGGGATACGTCACGGTGGGCCTGGCTCTCGGGCCCCACGCGATCGGCATCTTTCCCGAATCGGGCACCACGCACCTGCTGGCCGAGCTTGGTGTGGTGTTCCTGCTGTTCACGCTGGGCCTCGAATTCTCCTGGCCGCGCATGGTGGCGCTGCGCCGCGAAGTGTTCGGGCTCGGCAGCCTGCAAGTCTTCGGCACCGCGACCGCGGTGGCCCTGCTGGTGCGCGTCACGCTCGATCTGGGCTGGGCCCAGTGCATCGTGCTCGGTGGCGTGGTCGCGATGAGCTCGACGGTATTGATCGTCCAGCAGCTCACCGAACGCGCCGAGCTCAACCGCACGCACGGCCGGCTGGCATTCAGCGTGGTGTTGTTCCAGGACATCGCGGTGGTGCCATTCCTCGCGCTGGCGGCGGCGCTCAACCCGGAGGGCGAGGCCTTCACGGTGGGCGGCGCGCTGAGCCTCGTGGCCGCAGGCACCGCCGCGGTGCTGCTGGTGCTGGCCGCCGGCCGCTGGCTGCTGCGGCCGTTGCTTTACGTGATCGCGAACAGCCGCCTGCGCGAGCTGTTCACGCTGGCGGTCCTGCTGGTGGCGCTGGCTTCGGCCTGGGCCTCGCAGATGGCGGGCCTGTCGATGGCGCTCGGCGCGTTCCTGGCGGGAATGATGCTGGCGGAAACCGAATACAGCCACCAGGTCGAAAGCGTCATCCGGCCGTTCCGCGACATCCTGCTCGGCCTGTTCTTCATCTCGGTCGGTATGTTGCTCGACTTCAAGGCGCTGCTCAGCGAGTTCTGGCTGATCATCGCGCTGGTGGGCGCGATGGTGCTCATCAAGGGCGTCATCGCCGGGTTCGCCACGCGCCTGTTCGTCGATTCCAACTTCAAGGCGATCCGCACCGGCGTCACGCTGGCCGTCGGCGGCGAGTTCGGCATCGCGTTGCTGACGCTGCTGCTGCAGAACCACGCCATCGATCCGGCGATCGCGCAGCCGCTGCTGGTGGCCGTGGTGGTCGCGATGGTGCTGGCGCCGGTGATCCTCGCCAACAACAAACGCATCGCGCGGCTGTTGTTAGGGGAGCGCGGCCCGCCGCGTACGGCGATCGAACGCGAGGACGCCGCGACACTCGCGCTGGCCAAACGCGAACACGTCATCCTGTGCGGCTTCGGCCGCGTCGGCCAGAACGTCGCGCGCGTGCTCGAGGCGCAGGGTTTCGAATACATCGCGATCGATCTCGACCCGGTACGCGTGCGCGCGGCGCGCCAGGTCGGTCATCCGGTGGTGTACGGCGATTCAGCGGACAGTCAGGTGCTCGAAGAAGTCGGTCTCGCCAATGCCAACGCCGTGGTGATCTCGTTCTCCGATACCAGCACCGCGCTCGCCATCCTGCGCAGCTTGCGCGACCTGCGCACCGACGTGCCGGTGCTGGTGCGCACGCCCGACGATTCGCGCCTGCTGGAACTCAAGGCGGCCGGCGCCACCGAAGTGGTTCCCGAAGCCTTCGAGGCCAGCCTCATGCTGGCTTCCCACGTGCTGATGTCGCTCAAGGTCGCGCCCGCGACCGTGATGCGCACTGTCGCGGAGTTGCGCGGCAACCGCTACGAGATGCTGCGCGACATCATCGCCAGCACCGACAGTTCTCCGGTGCACCCGGCGATCACCGAGGCCGTGCGTTCCATCGTGCTGCCGCCGGGTTCGTGGTGCATCGGCAAGACGCTGGACGACGTGCGCAGCGCCGGCGCGCAGGTGGCGTTCACGGGCATCCGCCGGCACGGGATCATGGGGCGCGAGCCCTCCGGCGACACACAATTCCAGGACGGCGACATCGTCGTGATCTACGGCACGCCCGAGCAGCTCGAGCATGCCGAGGCGGTGTTGCTCGCCGGCTGA
- a CDS encoding low affinity iron permease family protein, whose translation MTPAKSSSWFTRFAKGIARATGQPVTFALALCVVLAWAISGPLFHWSDTWQLVINTGTTIVTFLMVFLIQSTQNRDSEAVQIKLDELLRISPGAHNVLMNLEELEERELGRIRAVYVRLAENARKGVDDGISDEGVPDIDDLVEKQKKGEHR comes from the coding sequence ATGACACCCGCCAAATCGAGTTCCTGGTTCACGCGTTTCGCCAAAGGCATCGCGCGCGCCACCGGCCAGCCCGTCACCTTCGCGCTGGCGCTGTGCGTGGTGCTGGCGTGGGCCATCAGCGGCCCGCTCTTCCACTGGAGCGATACCTGGCAGCTGGTGATCAACACCGGCACGACCATCGTCACCTTTCTCATGGTGTTCCTGATCCAGAGCACGCAGAACCGCGACTCGGAGGCCGTGCAGATCAAGCTCGACGAATTGCTGCGCATCTCGCCCGGAGCGCACAACGTGCTCATGAACCTCGAGGAGCTGGAAGAACGCGAGCTCGGACGCATCCGCGCGGTGTACGTGCGCCTGGCCGAGAACGCACGCAAGGGCGTCGACGACGGCATCAGCGACGAAGGCGTGCCGGACATCGACGACCTGGTCGAGAAGCAGAAAAAGGGCGAGCACCGCTAG